In Methylovirgula sp., a single genomic region encodes these proteins:
- the mdtN gene encoding multidrug transporter subunit MdtN — MKAVKPRRKPLLGTLVSLLIIAAAIAFGVHTIRQVWRYPSTDDARIDADVVHIAALVGGRIVTIAVTENARVAKGDLLFQIDPVPYQLSVAQAEADLALAEATLDSKRRLVSTQKSAATIASEQTKRAVTNDELATRTVARLKPLAAKGYIPVQQLDQAESTSRDAATSLQQARVQEVAALNAIDTIAGEEAAVRARKAALAIARRSLDDTTVRAPTDGRVAGLTVLSGEIVAPSQSIFTLIGTDEWFTDANFQETVLNAIKIGDCVTVYSLIDRSKPIKGIVDGIGWGVADEDKLNLPRSVPYVEPSLNWVRVAQRFPVRIRLEDPPEPLMRVGASAAVEVKHGAACHR; from the coding sequence ATGAAGGCTGTCAAACCCCGCCGCAAACCGCTCCTCGGAACGCTCGTTTCGCTTCTAATCATTGCCGCCGCCATTGCATTCGGCGTCCACACGATCCGGCAAGTCTGGCGCTATCCGTCGACCGACGATGCGCGGATCGATGCCGACGTCGTGCATATCGCCGCGCTGGTCGGCGGCCGGATCGTCACCATCGCGGTGACTGAGAACGCCCGTGTTGCCAAGGGCGATCTGCTGTTCCAGATCGACCCGGTGCCGTATCAACTCAGCGTCGCGCAGGCTGAGGCCGATCTGGCGCTCGCCGAAGCCACGCTCGATTCCAAGCGGCGACTTGTCTCGACGCAGAAATCTGCCGCGACGATCGCCAGCGAGCAGACCAAGCGCGCGGTGACGAATGATGAACTTGCCACTCGCACAGTCGCGCGGTTGAAGCCGCTTGCGGCGAAGGGCTATATCCCCGTGCAGCAGCTCGATCAGGCGGAAAGCACTTCGCGCGACGCGGCAACCTCGCTGCAGCAGGCGCGTGTGCAAGAAGTCGCCGCTTTGAATGCGATCGATACGATTGCCGGCGAGGAAGCCGCTGTGCGCGCCCGCAAGGCGGCGCTGGCGATCGCGCGGCGCTCTCTCGACGACACGACGGTACGCGCGCCAACGGACGGCCGCGTCGCCGGCCTCACAGTGCTGTCCGGAGAAATTGTGGCGCCGTCGCAATCTATCTTTACACTCATCGGCACCGACGAATGGTTCACCGACGCCAATTTCCAGGAGACCGTATTAAACGCGATCAAGATCGGCGATTGCGTGACGGTCTATTCGCTGATTGATCGCAGCAAACCGATTAAGGGCATTGTTGATGGCATCGGCTGGGGCGTCGCTGACGAGGACAAGCTGAATCTGCCGCGCTCGGTGCCTTATGTCGAGCCATCGCTGAATTGGGTGCGCGTGGCGCAGCGTTTCCCGGTGCGCATCCGGCTGGAAGACCCGCCCGAGCCGCTTATGCGTGTTGGCGCGAGCGCTGCCGTCGAGGTGAAGC
- a CDS encoding YtcA family lipoprotein — protein MAPDIFLFGTFFPAWMLCAIIAIFSGILIRVLFVASGIARVLPFQLFVCTAVGAIAGALTWSIWFGP, from the coding sequence ATGGCGCCTGATATCTTTTTATTTGGGACGTTTTTCCCGGCTTGGATGTTGTGCGCCATCATCGCAATTTTCTCGGGCATTCTCATCCGTGTCCTTTTCGTCGCGTCAGGCATCGCGCGCGTCCTTCCATTTCAGCTTTTCGTCTGCACAGCGGTGGGGGCCATCGCGGGCGCGCTGACCTGGTCGATCTGGTTCGGGCCTTGA